The following DNA comes from Panthera uncia isolate 11264 unplaced genomic scaffold, Puncia_PCG_1.0 HiC_scaffold_1906, whole genome shotgun sequence.
AGTTCCTCTCCTACTCCCACTGACAATGCCACAACAGTGCCTTCTTCCACAGTGGCCACTTCCTCTCCAACATCCACTGACAGTGCCACTACAGTGATTTCTTCCACAGAAGAcacttcctctcccacccccactgagAGTGTCATGACAGTTCCTATATCTACACAGGCCAGTTCCTTTCCAACTACCACTGCCAGTGCCACCACAGTGACTTCTTCGACAGGAACCAGTTCCTCTCCATCTTCTTCTGACACTGCCACAGCAGTGCCTTCTTCTACAGATGCCAGTTCGTCTCCAACATTCACTGAGAGTGCCACCACAGTGATTTCTTCTACAGCAGGCACTTCCTCTCCAACCCCCACTGAGAGTGCCACAACTGTGCCTATATCTACAGAGCCCAGTTCCTCTCCTACTCTCACTGGCAGTGCCACCACTGTCCCGATATTTACAGAGGCCAGTTCTTCTCCAACTTCCACTGAAGGTGCCGCCACAACGTCTTCTTCTTCAGAGGCCAGTTCGTCTCCACCTTCCACTGACCGCACTACCACAGTGCCTTCCTCTACAGAAGCCAGTTCGCCTCCAACACCCAATGAGAGTGCCACCACAGTGCCTACATCTACAGAGCCCAGTTCCTCTCCAACTACCACTGGCAGTGCCACCACAGTGACTTCTTCTACAGAGTCCAATTCTTCTCCAACCCTCACTGAGAGTGCCACCAAAGTGCCTATATCTACAGATCCCAGTTCCTCTCCTACTTCTACTGACATTGCCACAACAGTGCCTTCTTCTACAGAGGCCACTTCCTCTCCAACATCCACCGATGGTGCCACCACAACATCTTCATCGTCAGAGGCCAGTTCATCTCTACCTTCCACTGACAGTGCTACCACGGTGCCTTCCTCTACAGAAGTCAGTTCATCTCCATCATCCACTGAGAGTGCCACCACAGTGGTTTCTTCTACAAAGACCAGTTCCTCTCCAACTCCCACTGACAGTGCCAGCACAGTGACTTCTTCAACAGAGTCCAGTTCTTCTCCAACCCCCACTGAGACTGCCACCACACTGCCGACATCTACAGAGCCCAGTTCCTCTCCAGCTTCGACTGATAGTGCCACCACAGTGCCTTCTTCTACACAGTCCAGTTTTTCTCCAACCTCCACTGGGAGTGCCACCACAGTGCTGACTTCTACAGAGGCCAGTTCCTCTCCAACTTCGACTGATAGTGCCACAACAGTGCCTTCTTCTACAGAGGCCACTTCCTCTCCAACATCCACTGACGGTGCCACCACAACGTCTTCTTCTTCAGAGGCCAGTTCGTCTCCATCTTCCACTGACAGCGCTACCACAGTGCCTTCCTCTACAGAAGCCAGTTCGTCTCCCGCATCCAGTGAGAGTACCACCACAGTGATTTCTTCTACAGAAGATACTTCCTCTCCAATCCCCACTGGCAGTGCCACCACAGTGACTTCTTTGACAGAGTCCAGTTCTTCTCCAACTTCCACTGAGAGTGCCACCGTGCCTACATCTACAGAGCCCAGTTCCTCTCCTACTCCCAGTGACAGTGCCACTACTGTCCCGATTTCTACAGAGGCCAGTTCCTCTCCAGCTTCCACTGACGGTGCCACCACAACGTCTTCCTCTTCAGAGGCCAGTTCGTCTCCACCTTCCACTGACAGCGCTACCTTATTGCCTTCCTCTACAGAAGCCAGTTCGTCTCCAACATCCACTGATAGTGCCACCACAGTCATTTCTTCTACAGCAGCCACTTCCTCTCCAACCCACATTGAGAGTGCCACCACAGTGCCTACATCTACAGAGCCCAGTTCCTCTCCAACTACCACTGGCAGTGCCACCACAGTGACTTCTTTGACAGAGTCCAGTTCTTCTCCAACCCCCACTGAGAGTGCCACACCAGTGCCTACTTCTACAGATCCCACTTCCTCTCCAACATCCACTGACAGTGTCACCACATTGCCTTCCTCAACGGAGGCCAGTTTCTCTCCAACTGCCACTGACAGTGACACCAGTGTGCCTATATCTACAGCAGCCACTTCATCTCCAACTTCCACCGACAGTGCCACCACAGTGACTTCTGCGACAGAGTCCAGTTCCTCTCCAACTCCAACAGAGAGTGCCACTACACTGCCTTCCTCAACACAGCTAAGTTCCTCTCTAACTCCCACTCACAGTGCCACCACAATGCCTACATCTACAGAGGCCACTTCATCTCCAGCTTCCACTGATAGTGCCACCACAGTGTCTTCTTCGACAGAGAGCAGTTCCTCTCCAACCTCCACTAACAGTGACACCCCAGTGCCTCCTTCTACACAGGCCACTTCCTCTCCAACTCCCACTCACAGTGCCACCACAGTGCCTTCTTATACAGAGGTCACTTCCTCTCCAACTCCCACTGAGAATGCCACCACACTGCCTTCCTCAACAGAGCCAAGTTCTTCTCCAACTCCCACTGACGGTGCCACCACAGTGCCTGCATCTACAGAGGTCACTTCATCTCCAGCTTCCACTGATAGCGCCAGGACAGTACCTTCTTCGACAGACGCCACTTCCTCTCCAACTTTCCCTGTCAGTGCCACCACAGAGTCTTCTTCTGCAGAGGCCAGTTACTCTCCATCTCCCACTGACAGTGCCATGACTGTGCCTTCTTCTACTGAGGCCACTTCATATCCAACTTCCACTGACCGTGCCACCACAATGTCTTATTCTACAGAGGCCACTTCTTCTACAACTTCCAGTGAAATTGCCACCACAGTGCCTTCCTCTACAGAAGTCAGTTCCTCTCCAACTTCTGCTGACAGTGCCACCACAGTGCCTTCTTCTCCAGAAGCCAGCATGTCACCAACTTCTGTTGACAGTGCTATCACATTCCCTTCTTCTACAGAAGCCAGTGTGTCACCAACTTTTGCTGAAAGTGCCACCACTCTGCcctcttccacagtggctacaccgtCTCCAACTCCTCCTGACAGTGCCTCCACAGTGCCAGCTTCCACAGGGGCTCATACATCCCCAACACCCTCCCCTAGCAATATCACTATATCAGCAACTTCCATCGGGGGCCACACTTCCCCAACATCTTCTGTAGGCAGCACACTTTCAACAAGTGCTTCTCACACCACCTTACCTGTATCCATTCCTGATCACTCCAGTTCTGCAACAACTTCTGCCTCCTTTACGTCTGTGACTCCTGAGGTTGTTACTACCACTACTCTGTCCACCTCGATCTCTGGGACAACACCCAGCACACAGAGGAGTACCTACACCACAGTCCCGGTTGTCTCCACTAGCTCGGCCACTGTTATAAGCAGCACCCCTACCCCAACATCTACTGCTCCAGCAACCACACCAAGTAAGCAATTTCTTGAGTTTGCCTTTTgaagtttacatttcttttcaatcTGCCCCCATGGGtggttttcttcttaaagttttacCCCTTATACTCTTCTTTTGCTCTTACTGGTTTCCCATGAGATCAAACATCCTCAGTGTTGTCACCCTGTCTCTGACCTCTCTGTCCTGCCCGCTGTTTCTTGAACTAGGTCTGCTCTTTCGTACAACACACTTTACCTCTCTGCCTGGACACCTTCAATCCCCAACAAAGTGTCTGTACACCCCATTCCTTCCTTTTGTACTCTGCAAGCCTCTGTCCCCCTGCGTTTTATATTCTATAATCTCGTGaacttcatatttttcatttggatttcacatctttttagtgtttttttttcctcattgattttgCTTATGCTTAAGTGCaaaggttttttgtttctgtgttggaGGAAGGTGTTGCCAAAAGTATTCACATAAGCCTTTGGCAACTATCTCTTTGCTACCATTCACTTATTcagttttctctcattctctgagCATCCACCATAGAAGCCAAAGAGGGTTCGCTTTTATCAGCTCTGAACTCTGCCTCTATCCCCTCAAATGTTTTCATATCCTTATGCCTCCctgtctgttctctgtctctagcTTCCACTCAATTCTCTTCATTCTGGGTAGTATGAGACCTGCCCCACTCCACACCTACCGTTATAATAAGCTGTCATTATATGATatgtaacatataatatatattatgcaatATACTGTTATACTTGTGAGATTTATTATCACAGTGAGAGAGGATATTTGGCATACgttaagaaaaatatacaagtTAAAATACTTGAAGACATTTCATGGTTTAGATGAACTATAGATAAGCCCAGAGACATATGGTCTGTGTCTGCCTGGAGCACTGCCCAATCCTGTCCTGAATTCAGGAAAATGAAAGGCAGCTGTTCAGCATTTGGCTACTGCATTTTCTCAGTGCTTTGTGAATTCTTCCTCTGGTGAGTTCTTTGCCTGGCTTTGATTTTATGTGGCTTTGTTCTTTGGTTTCTCTCCAATGTGGCATTGTCTTGTTGAGCTCTCTGGTTCTCCAAGAGAGGTGTTGAGCATCTTCAGAGAGAAGGTCTGGACCTTGCATCTCCAGGAAGTCCCACAGGTGTCTCATGGTGAATGCACAACCAACAGGCCCATAGCTGGTGCTGATCACCTTTCTGAAGGCAGATGGTCTCCCTTCATCTTCCTCCTATTCCCTGGAGGTTGGCTTCCCTGTTGACTCTTGGGCAACAGGTGACAGACCCCAGTAACTGTTTTTGCTGCTACGCACAAGCTTGTGCTCAGCACTTGGATTAGGTCTATACATCTTCAGTAACAcacaagacagacagacagacagacagacagacttagGATTTATGGATCTTTATTGTGCCCAGGACACCACTCTTGACTCAACTCTTCCATTCTTCCTGAATGTCTTGGACCAAACACCTGTAACCAGAAGCTGTGTGCTATCATGGCCATGGTGTGGCCCATGCACTCTGAGTCtggtgggggaggtgaggagTAGACCAGAAGGTAGAGGTGGGGCAGGTCTTCATAAAGTATGTGCATACCTTATGTGCCTTCCTTCACATAACACACCTGGAATACTAGTCTATGCAGGTACAGCTTTTTTCAAGAAAAGCCAAAGAGAACAGAGCTGTCACTTTTCCAGTTGGTAGATATTGAGAGTTGTCTGTAACCACctcttttctatttaaatgaaGTCTACACTCCTCCCTCAAACTACAcatcccagaaaaataaaaaggaaccatgAATAGTCATAATGGTCACAATTTCCAGTATGAGCTCTTTCGAAACAGGTATTGAAGAGACAATGACATACTCGTTCCCAGGCTTGCTGGAATCCTAGATGGGTCAAGTTCCTCTGGGTTCTCTCAGTTTCtagttcctcttttcttttcctcagccTTGACTGTGTTGTCCCTCACTCCATGACAACACCAGGTTTCCTGTTCCTTGCTTTTTGGTGCTAAAGTAATTCATACTGAAATACTCCAAGACCAGGTCAAGTCTGGCCTCCACATGGACCCTTGAGCAGGTGTCTTAGTCTCTCTCCAGCTCACttgccccatctgtaaagtgggcatgaCACTAACTGTCTTGCCCACCTCATGGTCTCATAAGAATATCAAATTAGATGGTGTCTGTGAAAATGTGTTGCAAGCTGTAAAATGTTCTGCAAGTATGTGTGGGTAAACAGGGTCTTGTCCCTTTCAGTGATCTGCTTAAATGGAGGGACGTGGGATGGGAAGACCTGTATTTGCCCCACCGGTTTCCAAGGAGACCAGTGCCAGCAAGAGATCATGCTCTGCCAGAATGGAGGCTACTGGGATGGAATCAAGTGCGTGTGCTCTGGCCTCTTCCAGGGGCCAAAGTGCGAGGACGTAGTCCCGAGCATTGAGATAGGTGAGTAAGACAGCAGGGCCCTGCTGCCCCCAACCCTGGGCCCAGCCTCCACACTGGGCCCCCATTCCTGCCCCTCTGCATGCCCAGGAATGTGGTCTCTTTGGGGGCAACCATTTTACTCAGTAGTAAGAAagttgaaacattaaaaaatgaataaagcaagaAGGTACAGTTTGGAACAAAACACAAATCTGGTGCAGAATTTTACCCTAAAGTACACTTCAAATAAGTGAGTGTATGATTaagcagaatagaaaaaaaaatgtgtgcaatTCTCTAAAAGAATCTAAGACTTGAGAGCCCCTCAGCTCCATCCCAAAGCCATGAGAAGTTCAGTGTACTCCCCACCCTACAGGGGCACTCTAATGAGACCTGAGTGGCCGTCAGGGTGATGGTCCAGGGAGGAATTGCTGGAGGTGTGGGTCTCTTTGGGAAGGAGACCCTCAGGGGGGCTCTGTCCTCAGTAAATGGTGCTACTGTCTGACTCCTTCAGAGCCTCCGCCGGAGACCGTCTCTGCCCAGGTAGACATGACCGTGACAGTGACCAGTATGGAGTTTACCAAAGAACTAGAAGACCGGACTTCTGTAGCATTCGAAAAATTCAGTGACATATTCAAAGAAGAGGTGAGTCTGGGAGAGCAAGTCCCTGTGCGCCACTTAGCTCTCCCCAGGGAGGAGtctttagagatgaagaaagcaGTTGAGGGCTTTTCTCATGTTAGGGGTCTGTGTTTCTCTGCTCACCCTTTTCCTCAGGGCTtgccagagagaggggaaagagaaagcaagtttCCATGTAAGGGCTACCAGGGGCCCCAGGGGTGGGGATGGTGTCTGAGAAAGGACTGCTCCATCTGGACAGTGTGCCACTGCCAGCTTCTGGTGGGGGATGCGGGATGTGGGATGCAGCCAGTCCATCCTCTGCCCTCCTGAGATTCTATGGAAAGGCCTGGCAGGCTCCAAGTTGGGGCCTCTGGGATGACATAGTGACCTCCTTGCCTTTCAGATGGAAACTGTTTATAAAGGAATCCCTGAGTATGATGGAGTCAACATCACAAAGCTGTCGTGAGTATCTGTGGCTCCTGGGAAAAAAGTCTTGGGGTGGAAGCAAGAGTCATAATTATTACAAAGACGATTGTAACTGTGCctcctgtattagtttgctagggctgtcataacaaaataccctggaaatttatttctcacagttctggaggctggaagtccaagatcaagtgtccagtaggtttggtttcttctgagtcTCTCTTTGGCTCGCAGACAACCATCTTTTTGCTGGGCCCTCACACAGTTTTCCTCTGTTCATGCACATCCCTGGTATGTCTTTGTGTgaccaaatttcctcttctttttgttttctttttaagtttttatttacttatttatttagcaatctctacactcaacatgaggctcaaactcatgaccccgagaacAAGAGTCATACCCTCtttccaactgaaccagccaggcaccccccaaatttcctcttctttttttaaaaatgtatttttattttattttattttttatgtttttattttatttttgagacagagagagacagagcatgagcaggggaggggcagagagagagggagacacagaatccaaagcaggctccaggctctgagctgtcagcacagagcctgatgcggggcttgaactcacagactgtgagatcatgacctgagctgaagtcagatgctcaactgactgagccacacaggcacccctttaaaatatatttttaatgtttatttatttattttgagagagagagagggagagagagagagaacaagcaggggaggtgcagagagagagggagagtaagaattccaagcaggctccgcactgtcagtgtaaagtctgatgtggggctcaaactcatgaactgcgagatcatgacctgagccaaagtcaagagttgacctcattttaacttaatcatatctgtAAAGGCCCTGTTCTCAAATACAGATAtgttctgaggtgctgggggttagggcttcaacacatgaatttggggggaacacaattcagcccataacaccctCCAACAGTCATAGTTTCACACATATTTTCCAATTTGGAAGCTCATAACCATCCTGCGAGTGAAGCCAGCAGGACTCTTCCCATtgcacagataaagaaactgaggcctagagagaggCAGTGAGTTGCCTGAGGGATCGTTTTTGGAGTGGTAGAGCCAAGACTCAAACAGAAGTCCTCTTATGCTGGAGACACTGACACACAAGAACACCTGGAGGTTACTCGTGGGATGGACACCCCATTTGCCTTCAGGGATGAGGCCAAATAACTCAGCTTGAGAGGGAACCACAGGGACATGGTATCCATGTCCACAGTTGTCCAGTATTCACTTCCACTCACCTTGCACAGGATTCCAGCCCTGTTATTGACCTCAACTTCTTGAAACCCTGCAGGTATCTTGGGTTTTCTACTCTACTTCCTTGGGCCAGATATGAGGAGACAGCTGGGCTCTGAAGGCTCCAGAGAGGTCTGGGAGTGGGTGTTATAAGTGAGAAAAATTCACCTCAGAATCTTGGAAAGAAGaatctctctttccatctctggtGTGGGAACCATCTCTCTGGTGTGAccctcatgttacagatgagggaacaaaGGTCCCATGGTGCCAACTAGCTGGTCAAAGATTACCCTGATACTCAGGGCCAGTGCCAGGATTTCATCCTGCACCTCCTCACTCCACTACACCTGCAAGGCCTTGATAAAGCCATGTTTCTCCATGGGAACTTCCAGAACAGGGACTGAGGACAGTGATGGAGCCTGGGAGATGCCTGAGGCCATCACCACATCATGTCCTTATTGAGAAAGATGCCATTGAGCTAGAAGATCCCCTGCTCCCCTCTAACTTGTTATTCTATGGGTTATTCTAATTCTACTATTCTATATATTATAAGTTTAATTATTATATCATATAACTCtattattctatattatattattctttatgtTGTTCAGGAGTATCACCACTCctcatctttttttgtgtgtttgagtcTCTGAATATAGCGGTAaggaaaaaacaatggaaaaagagTGCTTTTGGCTTCTAGTATTTAAGAATCCTGAATTGTGAGCATGGGAAGGCTGGACTTGTTGCTATATTTTTAAACCCAGAAAGCACTCAGTCCTGGAGTGCAAATAATCCCTAATCTATGTGAGACAGAAGTAATGCATGTTCTGGAATAAGAGCTTGTTGACCTCCAAGCATTTCTGATTCTGTTTTGCACACACACAAGATGGAAAGCTTTGGGGATTCAGAGTTAGGGAAGAGGAATGGACTCAAATGGAAGCTGTGAGTGTGTCTGAAACCAGTCTCTTGGTGGCTTTGCCCCTGGTTTCTCCTAGCTCCTAAGCAAAGAGTAGGGAGAGATTTTGGGCTAGAATTTTAACCTTTTAGGTGTCAGAGATTCACTTTAGAATTGACAGAAGTGTATGTGAGtagaaaatatgtacatatgcacTTTCAAATCTTTGCATTCTCTTAAGAGACTCACAGACCTGCAGCCTGCCACCCAGCAACTCATGAATCCCTTAAGAGTCCCTGTGTGACCTCTTACCTCTTAAGGACACCTTGCCAGCAGCTGCCCAGTCTCTTGCTGGAATGTATCTAATGATACCTTGATCTTCCACAGTCCCATCTCTCTATCCATCTTTGCCCTCAAGCTTTCCCACAGGGTTGCCCAGAACCTAACCTTTGAGACAGTCCTCTTAGGTACAGGTTGTGGTATGAGCCCTATGGGGaggtgcttagcacaatgcctggaatGAGCCTTCACCCAGTGAACACTGTGTCATCATTTCAACCAtcctcccccagctctgccttccCATGGGGGCAAAGAGGGTATGGGAAAAGGGGTGGAAAAGTAAGCACCTATTATGACCTAGGAGGATGCTCATAGACATCTTTTTCTCTCCTCAGTGCTGGCAGTGTGGTGGTGGAACATGAAATCCGCCTGAAGGCCAAGTTCACCCCAGAATACAAGGAAGTTTTGGATAAGGTCACCCAGCAGGTGACAGAAAAAATCCAGAATGTAACCAAAGAACAAATAAGCATAAATAATACCTGCAAAAGTAAATTCCTAGGCTTCTGGGAGGGGCATGAGGGGGTCCTCAAGGAATCCTTAAGCTTTGTCATccctggggtggtggagggggaaAAGGCAGGTGTACATGCAGGCTAAATTCTGTGGGCACCAGCTTGTGGGAAAATGAGAACAAGCATGGCTTGTTATGTACAGCAGATTTTTCTGAATGTAATGAGTCCTGTGGGAATCTTAGCAAAGGTGTGTGTGGGAGAAGAAGGACATGGGGAAGGCACGGGGCACTTGGAGGGCCATTGTTCTGGAGAGCTGGGAGTGAGGCTGGCATTCCCAACAATCAGGGATGGGTTTCCCACCGCTCCCTATTGcagccccactcccccaccccctactaAGCAAGTTTGTTGTAAGGGGCTCTATGTGTCTCCTTTCACAGGCAAACTGTGTTTCAACACGACTGCCACTAAGGTGCAAAACATCACAGTTACTCAATATGACCCTGAAAGTAAGCGACTGGGGGGGCTccagggagggcg
Coding sequences within:
- the LOC125917477 gene encoding uncharacterized protein LOC125917477, encoding ASSFPTTTASATTVTSSTGTSSSPSSSDTATAVPSSTDASSSPTFTESATTVISSTAGTSSPTPTESATTVPISTEPSSSPTLTGSATTVPIFTEASSSPTSTEGAATTSSSSEASSSPPSTDRTTTVPSSTEASSPPTPNESATTVPTSTEPSSSPTTTGSATTVTSSTESNSSPTLTESATKVPISTDPSSSPTSTDIATTVPSSTEATSSPTSTDGATTTSSSSEASSSLPSTDSATTVPSSTEVSSSPSSTESATTVVSSTKTSSSPTPTDSASTVTSSTESSSSPTPTETATTLPTSTEPSSSPASTDSATTVPSSTQSSFSPTSTGSATTVLTSTEASSSPTSTDSATTVPSSTEATSSPTSTDGATTTSSSSEASSSPSSTDSATTVPSSTEASSSPASSESTTTVISSTEDTSSPIPTGSATTVTSLTESSSSPTSTESATVPTSTEPSSSPTPSDSATTVPISTEASSSPASTDGATTTSSSSEASSSPPSTDSATLLPSSTEASSSPTSTDSATTVISSTAATSSPTHIESATTVPTSTEPSSSPTTTGSATTVTSLTESSSSPTPTESATPCAYIYSSHFISNFHRQCHHSDFCDRVQFLSNSNRECHYTAFLNTAKFLSNSHSQCHHNAYIYRGHFISSFH